ATAGCTGTCGCCATTCTTGTTAGGACATAAAACCCAAATAGTGTGAGGCGGCGCTTCGCGCCGCCTCACACTATTTGGGTTTTTATTTGTCTTGATACAGGTGGCTATAGCTATACTATTGATTTTAAGGGTTATTTAACTATGGGCGCAGCTATTAGAACCCGCATCATTAAAATCGGTAACTCTCAAGGTATTCGTATTCCCAAGTTACTCCTTGAGCAAAGTGGTATTCATGCAGAAGTGGAAATTGAAGTGCAGGGCAGCCATCTGACTGTGCGCCCATTTCCACAATTACGCATGGGATGGAATCAAGCCTTTGCGACGATGGCAGAGCAAGGAGACGATATTTTACTAGATGATATTAGCCCAACTGATTGGGAGAGAGTTGATTGGGCGTGGGATTAAATGTCAAACGCTTTGATGTTTTTCTGGTTAATCTCGATCCCACTATTGGCAACGAAATTC
This genomic stretch from Pseudanabaena galeata CCNP1313 harbors:
- a CDS encoding AbrB/MazE/SpoVT family DNA-binding domain-containing protein encodes the protein MGAAIRTRIIKIGNSQGIRIPKLLLEQSGIHAEVEIEVQGSHLTVRPFPQLRMGWNQAFATMAEQGDDILLDDISPTDWERVDWAWD